Proteins from one Microcoleus sp. FACHB-672 genomic window:
- a CDS encoding sirohydrochlorin chelatase → MLTSNSPTFNALSNPTEPLIELPPLPVKRPLLMVGHGSRDNDGRQNLLDFAAAYQALDNSRPVVPCFLELTAPTIQQGVDECVEQGYTEMSVLPVLLFAARHNKFDVTNELDRARQRHPQVKFHYGRHFGITPGILELWKSRLAELDDPQWSRSDTVLLFVGRGSSDPDANGDVCKIARILWEGSGYQTVETCFIGITHPRLEEGFRRASLFQPKRIIVLPYFLFTGVLVKKIFDITAQQQEQFPDISMVCLPEMGIHPQLMGVVREREIETQLGQVQMNCEMCKFRLAAGSGHSDDHHNHSHENGHHHHHGHNHSHADEDPYADLEQYHQRIWQAP, encoded by the coding sequence ATGCTTACTTCAAATTCACCCACTTTCAACGCCCTGTCGAACCCAACTGAGCCGCTGATTGAATTGCCGCCCCTGCCGGTGAAGCGCCCGCTATTAATGGTAGGTCACGGTAGCCGCGATAATGATGGTCGGCAAAATTTACTTGATTTTGCCGCTGCCTATCAAGCCTTAGACAACTCACGCCCAGTCGTGCCTTGTTTTCTAGAACTCACCGCCCCCACGATTCAGCAGGGCGTAGACGAGTGCGTTGAGCAAGGTTACACCGAAATGTCCGTGCTGCCTGTGCTGTTATTTGCGGCGCGTCACAACAAATTTGACGTGACGAATGAACTAGATCGGGCGCGGCAACGCCATCCCCAGGTGAAATTTCACTACGGACGTCACTTTGGAATTACTCCAGGCATTCTGGAGTTGTGGAAGTCGCGCTTGGCAGAACTCGACGATCCGCAGTGGAGTCGTTCAGATACTGTCTTGCTGTTTGTGGGACGGGGTTCCAGCGATCCTGATGCCAACGGCGACGTGTGCAAAATCGCCCGAATTCTCTGGGAAGGCAGCGGCTACCAAACGGTGGAAACTTGCTTTATCGGCATCACTCACCCGCGTTTAGAAGAAGGGTTTCGTCGCGCTAGTCTGTTCCAACCCAAGCGAATTATCGTCCTGCCTTATTTTCTGTTCACCGGCGTGCTGGTTAAAAAGATTTTTGACATCACCGCCCAACAGCAAGAGCAGTTTCCTGACATTTCGATGGTGTGTCTGCCAGAAATGGGAATTCACCCGCAGCTGATGGGTGTCGTGCGGGAAAGGGAGATTGAAACCCAATTAGGGCAGGTGCAGATGAACTGTGAAATGTGTAAATTCCGGTTGGCAGCCGGCAGTGGGCATAGTGACGATCATCACAATCACTCGCATGAAAATGGTCACCACCATCACCACGGACACAACCATTCTCATGCCGATGAAGATCCCTATGCTGATTTAGAGCAATATCACCAGCGAATTTGGCAAGCGCCTTAA
- a CDS encoding BMP family ABC transporter substrate-binding protein, with the protein MSLSRRQVIRGILATTAFGVTSKFGTGCSSSTGTKANSTGEGKPIVMGFIYVGPKDDYGYSQAHAEGRAGVAKLSWVKTVEEANVSETTAVEETMRNMIEQDGATVLFPTSFGYFDPHILKIAKDYPEVQFIHCGGLYQEGVHPSNAGSYFGYIDEAEYIAGIVAAHASKTGKLGFIAAKPIPQVLRNINSFTLGARSVKPEVTTQVIFTGDWSVPVKEAEAANSMADQGIDVLTSHVDSPKVVVETAEKRGIFSSGYHANQATLAPKGYLTGAEWDWTNVYSKYAEMIKAGKTLMNGGIPHIVRGGLKDGFLKLSDYGPAVTAEAKKDAEAAKEKFLSDSMIVYKGEIKDNTGKVVIPTGKDFKQQDGELEKMNWLVAGVVGNAGS; encoded by the coding sequence ATGTCTTTATCCCGCCGTCAGGTTATTCGGGGCATTTTAGCCACGACAGCCTTTGGAGTTACCTCGAAATTTGGAACTGGATGCAGTTCCTCAACCGGCACTAAAGCTAATTCCACTGGAGAAGGCAAGCCGATTGTGATGGGCTTTATTTATGTTGGCCCAAAAGATGATTACGGTTACAGTCAAGCCCACGCTGAAGGAAGGGCCGGCGTTGCTAAACTTTCTTGGGTAAAAACTGTTGAAGAAGCCAATGTTTCTGAAACGACTGCGGTAGAAGAAACAATGCGAAATATGATCGAACAAGACGGGGCAACCGTTTTGTTTCCCACCTCGTTTGGCTACTTCGATCCGCATATTTTGAAAATCGCAAAAGACTATCCTGAAGTTCAATTTATCCACTGTGGAGGACTTTATCAGGAAGGCGTTCACCCCTCAAACGCTGGCAGTTATTTTGGCTACATCGATGAAGCTGAATATATCGCCGGCATTGTTGCCGCCCATGCTTCCAAAACCGGCAAACTTGGATTTATTGCTGCTAAACCGATTCCTCAAGTGTTGAGAAATATCAACAGTTTTACCCTAGGCGCACGCAGCGTGAAACCAGAAGTGACAACTCAAGTTATTTTCACCGGCGATTGGTCAGTGCCGGTGAAAGAAGCGGAAGCTGCTAACAGTATGGCAGACCAAGGCATTGATGTTCTCACTTCTCATGTAGACAGCCCCAAAGTTGTTGTAGAAACCGCAGAAAAGCGCGGTATTTTCTCTAGCGGCTATCACGCGAATCAAGCAACGCTGGCTCCTAAAGGATATTTAACCGGCGCAGAATGGGATTGGACAAATGTCTATTCCAAATATGCCGAAATGATCAAAGCCGGTAAAACCTTAATGAATGGGGGAATTCCTCATATCGTGCGCGGCGGCTTAAAAGATGGATTTTTGAAACTATCGGACTATGGCCCAGCCGTCACAGCGGAAGCAAAAAAAGATGCTGAAGCTGCGAAAGAAAAGTTTCTCAGCGACAGCATGATTGTTTACAAGGGAGAAATTAAAGATAACACCGGCAAAGTAGTAATTCCAACCGGAAAAGATTTCAAACAGCAAGACGGTGAACTCGAAAAAATGAATTGGCTGGTTGCCGGTGTCGTTGGCAATGCCGGCAGTTAA
- the sipA gene encoding regulatory protein SipA produces the protein MSKEFIVGKKVRVVALPSYVKTAEPKPMLRPPNVIQLGEEGIVLDRRPGDFWGVRFENGAYLMESQYIEALEDSVDATAASE, from the coding sequence ATGTCTAAAGAATTTATTGTTGGCAAAAAAGTCCGAGTGGTGGCACTACCGTCTTACGTGAAAACAGCAGAACCGAAACCCATGCTGCGTCCACCGAATGTGATTCAGCTGGGAGAAGAAGGCATTGTGCTTGATCGGCGTCCAGGGGATTTTTGGGGTGTGCGCTTTGAAAACGGGGCTTACTTAATGGAAAGTCAGTATATCGAAGCACTAGAAGACAGCGTAGACGCTACTGCCGCTTCTGAGTGA
- a CDS encoding IscS subfamily cysteine desulfurase: MHRPIYLDNHATTPLDERVLAAMLPYFTEHFGNPASVTHQYGWEAEAAVKQARQILADAINATPEEIVFTSGATEANNLAIKGVAEAYFSKGRHIITVATEHNAVLDPCAYLQTLGFEITYLPVCGDGLIDLAQLERAIRPDTILVSVMVANNEIGVIQPAAEIGAMCRDRNVLFHTDAAQAIGKIPLDVQAMTIDLMSLTGHKIYAPKGIGALYVRRRNPRVQLAPQMHGGGHERGMRSGTLYTPQIVGFSKAVELAISEIKSEAKRQKALRDRLWEQLNRLPGIHLNGHPIQRLPGNLNISVEGVDGQALLLGLQPVVAVSSGSACTAAKIAPSHVLQGLGLPETLAYASIRFGIGRFNTEEEIDNVAQHAVTAIQSLRQLPAATTFK; this comes from the coding sequence ATGCACCGGCCTATTTATCTCGACAATCACGCGACAACTCCCCTTGATGAGCGGGTACTTGCTGCTATGCTGCCTTATTTCACAGAACACTTTGGGAATCCGGCCAGCGTCACTCATCAGTATGGCTGGGAAGCGGAAGCGGCTGTTAAACAAGCAAGGCAGATTTTGGCAGATGCGATTAATGCCACACCGGAAGAAATTGTCTTTACCAGTGGCGCAACAGAAGCAAATAATTTAGCGATTAAAGGTGTTGCAGAGGCTTATTTCAGCAAAGGCCGGCACATTATAACTGTGGCAACCGAACATAACGCTGTGCTTGATCCTTGCGCGTATTTGCAAACACTGGGATTTGAAATTACTTATTTGCCCGTGTGCGGTGATGGGTTAATAGATTTAGCCCAATTAGAACGAGCCATTCGTCCCGATACAATTTTAGTATCAGTAATGGTGGCAAATAATGAGATTGGGGTGATCCAGCCGGCAGCAGAAATTGGGGCGATGTGTCGCGATCGCAATGTACTTTTCCACACGGATGCTGCCCAAGCCATCGGAAAAATTCCCCTGGATGTGCAGGCGATGACTATCGATCTCATGTCCCTAACCGGACACAAAATTTACGCCCCAAAAGGAATTGGTGCCCTTTACGTGCGCCGACGCAACCCCAGAGTTCAGCTAGCACCCCAAATGCACGGGGGAGGGCATGAACGGGGAATGCGATCCGGTACACTTTACACGCCGCAAATCGTCGGGTTCAGCAAAGCAGTGGAACTGGCAATTTCCGAAATAAAGTCGGAGGCAAAACGCCAAAAAGCACTCAGAGACAGGCTTTGGGAACAGCTAAATCGGCTACCAGGTATTCATCTTAATGGCCATCCGATTCAGCGGCTACCGGGTAACTTGAATATCAGTGTTGAGGGAGTTGACGGACAGGCTTTGCTGTTGGGGTTGCAGCCGGTGGTTGCGGTTTCTTCGGGTTCGGCGTGCACTGCTGCCAAAATAGCCCCCTCCCATGTTTTGCAAGGGTTGGGACTGCCAGAAACCTTGGCTTATGCCTCAATTCGGTTTGGTATTGGCCGGTTTAATACTGAGGAAGAAATCGATAATGTTGCTCAACACGCTGTTACTGCGATTCAATCTTTACGGCAATTGCCGGCAGCTACGACTTTCAAGTAG
- the trxA gene encoding thioredoxin, with translation MGYSVTVNSDNFEAEVFQKSFEKPVLIDFYAQWCGPCQMLKPILEKIAQEYDLVVAKVNIDENKSLAHDYEVEGIPDVRLMHQGEMVNKFVGVLPEPQLRGFLSNHNIKSEIQIGLESIDGYLADEQIEKAEATFRDLVEKYPENRQIAIEMASFLIDLNQLENAEKLLDSVPEYEKEYFSKAQAGKQLIILKRACDNPETNSEADQMFRQASCLTLEGDYENALEMFLEVIGEDKNYKNDAAKKAMLAIFTLLGDENPLTKDYRKQLMMALY, from the coding sequence ATGGGATATTCCGTTACCGTCAATAGCGACAACTTTGAAGCCGAAGTTTTTCAAAAATCTTTTGAGAAGCCGGTGCTGATAGATTTTTATGCCCAGTGGTGCGGGCCTTGTCAAATGTTAAAACCAATTTTAGAAAAAATCGCGCAAGAGTATGACTTAGTTGTTGCGAAAGTTAATATTGATGAAAATAAAAGTTTAGCCCACGATTACGAGGTAGAGGGAATTCCTGATGTGAGACTCATGCATCAGGGGGAAATGGTCAACAAATTTGTGGGCGTGTTGCCAGAACCTCAACTCAGAGGATTTTTATCCAACCATAATATAAAATCGGAAATTCAAATCGGCTTGGAATCCATTGATGGATATCTGGCTGATGAACAGATAGAAAAAGCTGAAGCGACTTTTAGAGATTTAGTAGAAAAATATCCAGAAAATCGACAAATTGCGATTGAAATGGCTTCTTTCCTAATTGACCTCAATCAGTTAGAAAATGCTGAAAAGTTATTGGATTCAGTGCCAGAATACGAAAAAGAATATTTCAGCAAAGCTCAAGCCGGCAAACAATTAATTATTTTAAAAAGAGCTTGCGACAACCCAGAAACAAACAGCGAAGCTGATCAAATGTTCCGCCAAGCATCCTGTTTGACCCTAGAAGGAGACTATGAAAACGCTTTGGAAATGTTTTTAGAAGTCATTGGAGAAGACAAAAATTATAAAAATGACGCGGCAAAAAAAGCGATGCTGGCGATCTTTACCTTGTTAGGCGATGAGAATCCCCTTACGAAAGACTACAGAAAGCAGTTGATGATGGCACTGTACTAA
- a CDS encoding YegS/Rv2252/BmrU family lipid kinase, whose protein sequence is MTRSATLIFNPIAGQGDPEQDLRTIWKLLEPDITLDIQMTSKEVGANELAKQAIERGIDLLIASGGDGTISSAADAAIGTGIPFAVIPRGTANAFAGALGLPNTIQAACETILGGHTRVVDAATCNGKPMVLLAGIGLEAEAVEQADRESKNWLGKLAYVIAGLTKLGEIESFEAEIEIDNFVSKVQAIAVTIANAAPPTSVLAQGAAGVIADDGLLDVTIVTSTNQLEAINAMTNLLGTALLGTAAEREDIIYLRTKRIKVTTEPAQKVVLDGELIGTTSVEIECIPGGLTVVVPATEETTEQTTDEATDETTEEPMRAFG, encoded by the coding sequence ATGACTCGCTCAGCTACTCTAATTTTTAATCCGATTGCCGGTCAAGGCGATCCAGAGCAAGATTTAAGAACGATCTGGAAACTTTTGGAGCCAGATATTACATTAGATATTCAGATGACTAGCAAAGAAGTGGGCGCGAATGAGCTGGCAAAACAAGCGATTGAGCGCGGAATCGATCTGCTCATTGCTTCTGGAGGAGATGGCACTATTTCCTCAGCTGCAGATGCCGCCATCGGCACCGGCATCCCCTTTGCTGTCATTCCTAGGGGAACAGCGAATGCGTTTGCCGGCGCACTGGGGCTTCCTAACACAATCCAAGCCGCTTGCGAAACGATTTTAGGTGGCCATACCCGCGTGGTAGACGCGGCTACGTGTAATGGCAAACCAATGGTGTTACTCGCCGGCATTGGGTTAGAAGCTGAAGCAGTCGAACAAGCTGATCGCGAGTCTAAAAACTGGTTGGGAAAGCTGGCATACGTGATTGCCGGTTTGACAAAGTTAGGGGAAATAGAATCATTTGAAGCTGAAATAGAAATTGATAACTTCGTCAGTAAGGTTCAAGCAATTGCAGTCACAATTGCCAATGCAGCACCCCCCACATCGGTACTAGCGCAAGGGGCAGCCGGCGTGATTGCTGATGATGGTTTATTAGATGTAACAATTGTTACCTCAACAAATCAGTTAGAGGCTATTAACGCCATGACTAATTTATTGGGAACTGCTTTGCTAGGAACCGCTGCTGAGCGAGAAGATATTATTTACTTGCGGACAAAACGCATTAAAGTCACAACAGAGCCGGCACAGAAAGTCGTATTAGATGGAGAATTAATTGGCACAACATCGGTGGAAATTGAGTGCATTCCCGGGGGTTTAACAGTTGTGGTGCCGGCTACAGAAGAGACAACAGAACAGACAACAGACGAGGCAACAGACGAGACAACGGAAGAGCCAATGAGAGCTTTCGGTTAA